A stretch of DNA from Juglans microcarpa x Juglans regia isolate MS1-56 chromosome 5D, Jm3101_v1.0, whole genome shotgun sequence:
TGGGGACCTCTCAGTTGAAGATAAGACAAGGAAAATGGCTGTTGTGACTGAGATAGAAAAAATCACTCTtatggaggagatttcttggagaaaaaaaaatctcgagctctCTGATTGAAGGAAGGGGACAAGAACACACTTTTTTTCACAAAGTAGCTAATTCCCATTCAAGGAATAATGCAATTGAGGTTCTTCGTTTGGAAGATAGGGTACTTACATACAGCGTTGAAATTAAGAATTACATTGTTCTCTTTTATGATAAGCTTCTCACGAAGCAATACCATTGGAGACCTAAGGTTGACAGGTTGATTTTTTATTCGATTGATCTATCCAGCGTTACTTGGTTGGAGAGATCGTTTGACGAGAAATAGGTGCTTCATGTGTTAAGAGTGTTGGAGAGCACACTCAAAAGTTCTAGCTAATCGGTTGAGTGAAGTTATGGGGAAGATCATCTCGAAGTCACAAAATGCCTTTGTCAAGGGAAGACAAATTTTTGACTCGGTCCTCATTACTAATGAATACTTGGATAGTAGAGTCAGAGCCGATGTCCCAAGTATTCTATATtaattggatatggagaagacTTCCGATAATGTTAATTGggagtttttggtttatataCTTGGTAGGTATGGATTAGGGGAGAGATGGTGTCATTGGATGAAACATTGCATCACCATCGTCAGATCCTCGGTTTTGGTTAATGGCACTCTTGAAGGTTTTTTTAATAGCTCTCagggtttgagacaagggtaccctttatcttttttcttgtttgttttagtAATAGATGTGCTGATTAAGAATGTTGAAGGTGGTGGCGAAAATGGGCTTTATCTCAGGTTTCTCAGTGCTGGTTCATTGAATGGTATCATAAATGTCTCGGTGCTGGCTCACAAGCTGATTCTTTATGAGTCGGATCCTGACCAAATTCATTTCTTAAGGactttttgctttgttttgaagctgccTCTAGCCTTAAGGTGAATTTATCGAAATCTAAAATGTTTCCTGTTGGCTTGGTTAATAATTTAGGCGAATTGGTTGCTATCTTGGGCTGCAAGGTGTCATCCTTGCCCATGAGGTATTTTGGTTTGCTCTTAGGGGCTCCTCATAAATCCAAGGCAAcgtgggatgagatttttgaaaagattgaatgtaggttggcaggttggaagatgatttatttgtccaaaggtggtagaATCACCCTAATCAAGAGCACGTTATCCAACCTCCCATCatactttctatctttattttctttgcctACAAAGGTGGTGAATAGATTGGAGAAGATTTTTCGTGATTTCTTGTGGTGAGGTTTAgaggatgagaaaaaaaattccatttgattAATTGGGATAAGATCTATACCACTTTATCTTGTGGTGGTTTGAGGGTTAGAAAGTTGAGAACCTTCAATAATGTCTATTTGGGAAATGGTTATGACAGTATCATCGGGAAGTGGATGCTCTTTGGATGAATGTTATCGATATTAAATATGAGTGTATTTGGGGGAGGTTGGTGCTCAAATGCAGTAAAAGTGGCATATGGTATGGGAACTTGGAAATTTATCCAGAATGGATGGGAAGATTTCTTCAGTAATTTTAGATTTGAGGTAGGAAGGGGAACACGACTCAGATTTTGGTACGATATTTGGTGTGGTAACGTTGTCTTGAAAAATGCTTTCTCTTCTATTTATATGATTGCACTGGATAAGGGTGCCTCAGTGGCTGACAACATGGACATTTCTACTGATTCTCTTCAATAGTCTGTGAGGTTTATTAGAGCTGCCTAGGACTGGGAGGTGGGtgatattattgaattttatagTGCACTATACGCGCTAAATTTAAAGGCTAGAGGGGATGATAGGTTGCTTTGGACTCATTCGGGGAATAATAACTTTTCGGTCAGATCCTATTATAAGATTATGTCATCCCATTCTTCCATTGCCTTCCCTTGGAAGTGCACTTGGAGGAGTAATGTTCCTCTCAAGATTGTTTTCTTCGGCCGGTTGTCCTCCCATGAGAAAACATTGACTACCGATAAGCTGAGCAAGTGTGGTCTTTACATAATATATTGGTATTTTATGTGTAAAAGAAACGGTGAATCGAtgaatcatcttcttcttcactgcGAAGTAGTTAAGGTTTTATTTAATGAAGTCTTCACTAGGCTTGGTATTCGGGGTAGATTTAAGTAGTTAAGGCTTtacttgggtaatgcctaggagggtggtagATTTAATTGTCAGGTTGGAGAGGAATTCGGGGCAATTGTCAAATCGTgactgtttggaagatggtgtcTCTATGTTTAAAGTGGTGTACTTGGAATGAGATGAATGGTTGCTGTTTTGATAATAGGGAATGCTCATCAGGAGGCTTTACGGACTTTTTCATTCAAATTTTGTTActttgggctttgcctattataTTGAATGAGActagttttaatgatttttatgttgtttttcacaacgcttagcttgtaattagatTCATCTGCaatatacttcctatgtacttgggcattgcctaaTTTCATATGTTGATGCATTTTGCATCCACTTGAAGGTGTTACCACAGGCATAGGTGGATGATAATTGTTGGTTTAGTCATGTTGTTATGCCTTGCCATATAATTTACTTTGTGGGATATTATGTTGTACTTACTGAGGCACGTTAATTTACTAGTTGTATGTACAACGGTCTTTGTAAAAATCAACAAGCATGGATATCAGATAGTctagttttttggtttttctttgtgAGTTTACCGGTTTGTAtatagagaaatgctttagtaataaaaaaaatttcataaaaataaactcataaactgacataTATCGATGTGATATGTTTGATTGTAAACTAATAaactaacatatcatataaaaacacatcaatttgtgaatttaattttatgaaatttttttgtgcaCTATATAACTTCTCATCTATACAACTTTTATTCTCCATACAATTACTGAAAAAAGAGATTGCGATTTGTGAAAAAGGTGTCTTACatggttttaattatttggaaaTGATAACGTTACTATAAACTTCCTGTTGTAAAAGTAGGCATATTTTAAGTCCCTAAACCAAATTTGAAACTCCCCGTccgttatttatttatttatgttgcaAAGAAATTAGCTATCTGCATGCAcataagttatatatactaCTCCACTAATGCTACAAATCTAGCTAGCTACATCTGAAATTTGAACATCCTGTACGTTTGCCCCACATGGCAAGAAAATCAGTAATTAAAGGAAGATATAAAATGAAAGGTTTAAAAATGAGATATTCTTAATTATGTACAAATCTAGCTAAATCTGAAACCTGAACATGACCCTTAATTTGGTCCTAAATGGCAAGAAAATCAGTAATTAAAGGAAGACATAAAATGAAAGGTTTAAAAATGAGATCTTCTTAATCATGTTTTCTATATGCAAGATCAGTGGTCACATTGAAAGGCATGTTTATCTTAGCTGAATAAGTCTGAGAATACTGATCTcttgtaattaaattctttgAATCCTTCTCCATTAACTTCTTGATCTATCCACGTACATAAATTGGTTTGTGCAGGTGATCATGGGAGAGAAATACAATCACGCGAAgagaaatgttgtttttttctttatgtaacTCTAAAATTAAGTCAGCCATAGAAATGTACTGGAAACCGCTTTAAGGCTCAAGGCCCGGGGGGAATGCTTTGTTCGTTTTTGAAGAAATTGGACGGATCAATGCTTGTCTTCGCACGCATCAACCTGTCTAGATTGCCCGTGAAGTACTTACTCCCATACACTCGTGCACTGTCAATAAGGATTGTACGATTATTGCTTGAACTGGCAGTACCGATATCAAGATCTTTATAGTTGAAAAAAGCCTCCCTTGGAGACTTTGATACGTACGGTCTCATAACCTTATACAAAGTTCTTGAAAGTTCAAGGTAATGGTTCGTAGCTTCTGTACCTTCTTCCACCCACTTCACGAAATACTGTATCTTGAATATGTTTCCAGTCCTGTGCGGAAATGGAGTCTCTGATTCCAAAATCTCACTCATTCTTCCTCCATAAGGATTCCATTGCGTCCATCCATTTTCCCCTATTTCAATCAACAACTTCCATATGGATTCTAAACCAGTCTTTGGAATTGGTTCCTTCACATAATCAGACTTACTTTTGAAGAAGAAATCTGCCTTGGATGGCCTGACTAATAAAGCATCCGTGGGAGTTCCGAGGGGGAAATCTGCCCAGAAAAGAGTAGACTCAATCCATGTCATTTCATTGCAGTCATCTTGTTGCAATCTTAGTTCGGGAAACCTCACATTCATCAAAGGGATAAGGCTTTCAGATTTTCCCAAGAAGTGTCCAATGAAAGAAACTTGCACCGTCTTCTTGCCTTCCTGACTTCCATTCACTGTTTGTGGCATTAACCTTATGAAGAGATCTTTTGGTAGTTTGTCCGCAACCTGTTGCCAACGATAAACAACATCTGTTGCATTCTGTTCTAATGTCCTTTTAACATTGAACACTGTCACCATGGATGGAACTCTTACCAACTTTATTCTCCATGAAAGAATGACTCCAAAGCTTGCTCCACCACCTCCTCTAATGGCCCAAAACACATCCTCTCCCATGGATTTTCTATCGAGGATTGATCCATTAACAGTGACTATTTGCGCATCGATTATATTATCCACAGAGAGGCCATACTTTCGCATCAAGTTTCCATATCCACCTCCAGAAAAGTGTCCACCCGAGCCTACGCTCGGACAGACCCCAGCAGGGAAAGCATGGACTTTACTTTTCTCGGCGATTCTGTAATAAAGCTCGCCAAGAGTAGCGCCAGCCTGAACCCATGCAGTCTCGGATGCTATATCAATGTCTAGAGCACGCAAATTGAACATGTCAAGGACTATAAATGGATTATTTGATACGTATGAAAGACCCTCATAGTCATGGCCACCGCTTCGAATCCTGATTTCCAAGCCATAATGCTGTGCACAAGTAACAGTTGCTTGGATGTGAGAAATGTGTTTGGCAGCTATAATAGCAAGAGGTTTTGGGGTTGCAGATGTCAAAAACCTGCGGTTTTTTATGTAGGAGTTCAAAACTGAGAGAAAAGAAGCATTGTTGGGGGTGTAGATGGCCTGGGAGACTGGGTAAAATGGTGAAGAATTACTTGAAAGGCATCGAAAAAACATGTCTAGATTAACTTGCTCTGAATTTGCACATGAAATTGAGAACAAAATGATTGCAAGTATGATTGGGATTGAAGTTGGCCGCTGGCATGAGGTCTTCATTCTGCCAAATAATTCGTTGGTTTGAGCTCTTGTTTGTGTGATCTGCAACACTATTATAAGATCAATATGAGAGTACTGATCATGGCTAAGACATCATGAACGTTATACTTATATAAACTTTCAACTAATGCTATTAATTCGTTGCATGCAAGGTAATTAAACAATTAAtggatcattaattaattatgaaatcaAATCCAATTAAATAGATCTTCTTTCTCAACTGTTTACATggtttttatttgaaaatgataatgataCCTACCTcttctgtaatcataattatttcctttttggtgctacaaaaattaattataccaattTGCTGTAGTTTATAATATTAAGCATATCaggaaatatattttattgaaaattgttAATGCATgctgtagctagctagctagagtcTATACAtcttctttataattaattcattCCTAAATACATACTTTTCGTCGTATTCCTGATCAAATCTAATTCTTTAATCAATTTTCGGCACTGCGAGCCACAAAGTCCACGGAAATAGTTTTTTGTCTTGCAAGACCATATTTGACGAGTAGAACTTGCCGAAAGTAGTTATTTTCGGCAACAAAAATCTCTGTGAAAAAGTACTAATTATTAAAGAACACGCTAAAAGACGAAAATATCGTAAAACTAGACGTGGTGTGTTATGTAAATCGAAAAAGCTAGGGATCCGCTGGGAGCTCccctacctttttttttttttttaacttagagattaaaaaaatattatttaataatattatgaatttttgtttaaaaaatattaaaagaataatgtgataaaaaaataaaaaaacaacctTTAAATTTGACCCAGCGGGGGCACCCGCTCGGTGGGTGTCCACTCTATGTaaatatcaaaatgaaggaacacACCTCCTAACAAAAAGAGTACAGACAGAAATAATTACGTGGGAGATATCGGGATTCGGTATCATGCCATGatattatgataaaaataaaataaaaaaaagacgaagaacagaaaatgacaaaaagagATTTGAGTACTATTACGGATCCCGaattcaagatttaaaaaatttattaaatagtataaattttttttatgtatttttttaatcatcataaatatttattaaaaaaaataaaaaattcataatatcattaaaaaaatatttttttaatcattcggtaaaaaaaaaaaaaaattctattcgaGATTTTTTTTGGATTCCGAAAGCATTTCTCAAGAGATTTTGTGGAGTTGTACTACATCTTTGTTATTGTCAATTACTTTTTAGTATATAACATATCCCTCTATTTAAAAGTAAATGaagttggagaaaaaaaaatgtaaaaacaataaatcgatgatattatttattgatatgattGATTTATacactaaattaattaaatagaatagaaaataaattatattaccaTATATACTATATTCTATGTACTGTAATATTCTAATTAACAATAATGTTGCTGTTCAAATCCACACGTTTTTAGCTTCCATTATCAACCATACCCCGCCCATCTCGTTTTGGTCCTTTCATTGTTATATTTTCCGTGAAGCAAGCCCCGAGCATCTTCGTTGGGCACGTGAGCCAGATGCTTGCAGAGTGTGGGTCTCACAATCACTGCATGCTGCTACCACTTTCAAATTAGGTTCAGTCTAGATTGagagtttattttaatttattttatttaatctaattattataatttttaataattttgtttttttaaatttaaaagtaataataatattaaaaactaatattataataatattttatttaattttcat
This window harbors:
- the LOC121265303 gene encoding berberine bridge enzyme-like 4, with the protein product MKTSCQRPTSIPIILAIILFSISCANSEQVNLDMFFRCLSSNSSPFYPVSQAIYTPNNASFLSVLNSYIKNRRFLTSATPKPLAIIAAKHISHIQATVTCAQHYGLEIRIRSGGHDYEGLSYVSNNPFIVLDMFNLRALDIDIASETAWVQAGATLGELYYRIAEKSKVHAFPAGVCPSVGSGGHFSGGGYGNLMRKYGLSVDNIIDAQIVTVNGSILDRKSMGEDVFWAIRGGGGASFGVILSWRIKLVRVPSMVTVFNVKRTLEQNATDVVYRWQQVADKLPKDLFIRLMPQTVNGSQEGKKTVQVSFIGHFLGKSESLIPLMNVRFPELRLQQDDCNEMTWIESTLFWADFPLGTPTDALLVRPSKADFFFKSKSDYVKEPIPKTGLESIWKLLIEIGENGWTQWNPYGGRMSEILESETPFPHRTGNIFKIQYFVKWVEEGTEATNHYLELSRTLYKVMRPYVSKSPREAFFNYKDLDIGTASSSNNRTILIDSARVYGSKYFTGNLDRLMRAKTSIDPSNFFKNEQSIPPGP